The Neospora caninum Liverpool complete genome, chromosome X genome includes a region encoding these proteins:
- a CDS encoding putative DNA repair enzyme encodes MLDSLYGDLPPPSKEDGGGSGGPPKTASLLGSLYDDLDESPESSSTSSSSSSSSSSSSSSLFASSSSWTAQRLQMLTPAVVRKQTLAAKSASGGASSQTASQASSTSKRPLDVAAVAAAASAAAAAVAAQLKAVKSEAFGDKSRNLLAGRADREKKGEVLGSAGDEAVDVGFAAGGLKKEEKEALGSLGASAAEDDGGDASKLGHEETENGGFVSIGKMKDEYDPGNPNDYSAVYREKIRKQQREELERLRQQELEKQRRDREPGLPNAGSSLSGVAFGDSPAAPSPPPAPPAPALPSYIDPAKKSFAARMMEKMGWKHGEGLGVNKQGITAPLVAKKTAMRSGVIVQGAEVVQAAAQARAQFNRPPTRVLLLLNMVGRGEVDEDLKEETEEEAAKFGNLLQVKIVEAPEAPDDEAVRIFCEYERKEEATRAFMTMNGRVFGGRTVKGRFYCEERWGKDDLMPNPEEEADKPLD; translated from the exons ATGCTCGACTCTCTGTATGGGGACTTGCCTCCGCCCTCAAAGGAGGATGGCGGGGGCAGTGGCGGCCCTCCTAAAACAGCTTCGCTTCTAGGGTCTCTCTACGATGATCTCGACGAGTCGCCAGAGTCCTCGTCGACctcatcctcttcctcttcctcgtcttcttcctcttcctcttctctctttgcctcctcctcgtcgtggACAGCCCAGCGGCTCCAAATGCTGACGCCTGCAGTGGTGCGCAAGCAGACTCTGGCGGCGAAGTCTGCTAGCGGGGGTGCGTCTTCGCAGACAGCTAGCCAAGCGAGCTCGACGAGCAAGCGGCCCCTGGACGTGGCGGCagtggcggcggcggcgagtgCGGCGGCTGCCGCCGTCGCGGCTCAGCTGAAGGCggtgaagagcgaggcaTTCGGAGACAAGTCGCGCAACCTTCTCGCAGGCCGGGctgacagagagaagaagggcgaggtGCTCGGCTCTGCTGGCGACGAGGCAGTTGACGTGGGGTTTGCGGCTGGCgggctgaagaaggaagagaaagaggcactGGGGAGTCTCGGGGCCTCAGCAGCTGAGGatgacggcggagacgcctccaAGCTCGGCCacgaggagaccgagaaTGGAGGCTTCGTCAGCATCGGGAAAATGAAGGACGAATACGACCCTGGAAACCCCAACGACTACAGCGCGGTCTACCGCGAAAAGATTCGGAAgcaacagcgagaggaactGGAAAGGCTCAGACAACAAGAACTtgaaaagcagagaagagacagagaaccgGGACTCCCTAACGCAG GTTCTTCGTTGTCTGGCGTTGCTTTTGGAGAttcgcctgcggcgcccAGCCCGCCGCCGGCCCCGCCCGCGCCGGCGCTGCCGTCGTACATCGACCCCGCGAAGAAGTCGTTTGCTGCGCGCATGATGGAGAAGATGGGGTGGAAGCACGGTGAGGGCCTCGGTGTCAACAAACAGGGGATCACGGCTCCGCTCGTCGCGAAAAAGACTGCCATGAGGAGCGGCGTCATTGTTCAG gGGGCCGAGGTGGTGCAAGCCGCCGCGCAGGCTCGCGCGCAGTTCAATCGCCCGCCAACTCGCGTGCTGTTGTTGCTGAACATGGTGGGTCGCGGAGAAGTCGACGAGGACttgaaagaagagacggaggaagaagcagccaAGTTCGGGAACCTGCTGCAAGTGAAGATTGTGGAGGCGCCCGAGGCCCCGGACGACGAAGCGGTCAGGATCTTCTGCGAGtacgaaagaaaggaagaggctACCCGCGCCTTCATGACGATGAACGGCCGAGTCTTTGGCGGCCGGACTGTGAAGGGGCGATTCTACTGCGAGGAGCGCTGGGGAAAAGACGATCTGATGCCGAAccccgaagaagaagcggacaAACCCCTCGACTGA